One Nostoc sp. UHCC 0302 DNA window includes the following coding sequences:
- a CDS encoding XisH family protein produces the protein MPAKDIYHNAVRNSLEKESWYITNDPFILKWGTRDLYIDLGAEKLIAAEKSGQKIAVEIKSFIGASPVADLENALGQYILYYDILSRLEPSRRLYLAVRQ, from the coding sequence ATGCCAGCCAAAGATATTTATCATAATGCTGTGAGAAACTCTCTTGAAAAAGAGAGTTGGTATATTACCAACGATCCATTTATCTTAAAATGGGGTACAAGAGATTTATATATTGATTTAGGAGCAGAAAAACTTATAGCCGCAGAAAAAAGCGGACAAAAAATAGCAGTAGAAATTAAAAGCTTTATTGGTGCTTCTCCAGTAGCCGATCTTGAAAACGCTTTGGGGCAATATATTTTATACTACGATATTCTCAGTCGCTTAGAACCAAGCCGCCGATTGTATCTTGCTGTTCGTCAATAA
- a CDS encoding XisI protein — protein MDTLDNYRQIIQKILSEYSQLPYAYGQLERQFIIDKNENHYLLLTLGWENKQRVHGCLIHIDIINDKIWIQRDGTEIGIANELVSAGIPKTKIVLAFQLAELRKYTEFAVK, from the coding sequence ATGGATACCTTAGATAATTACCGCCAAATCATTCAAAAAATATTAAGCGAATACTCCCAACTTCCCTACGCTTACGGACAACTAGAAAGACAGTTTATTATTGACAAAAATGAAAACCACTATTTGTTACTAACACTTGGTTGGGAAAATAAACAACGGGTACATGGATGCTTAATCCACATTGATATTATCAACGATAAAATCTGGATTCAAAGAGACGGAACTGAAATTGGTATTGCAAATGAACTGGTTAGTGCTGGCATCCCTAAAACTAAAATAGTTCTAGCTTTTCAACTTGCTGAACTAAGAAAATATACTGAATTTGCTGTTAAATAA